A stretch of Spirosoma oryzicola DNA encodes these proteins:
- a CDS encoding type I restriction enzyme HsdR N-terminal domain-containing protein: MVTLNLPEFDCKIKQVDGKPYIFDLLRRKYVRLSPEEWVRQHIINLLLTHYAYPKALIRAEGGLTLNMTQKRTDVVAFDRQGQPFLIVECKAPHIQLTQSVFDQIARYNHVHRAPYLVVSNGITHYCCGINHATSEVQFLDDFPAYV; the protein is encoded by the coding sequence ATGGTTACGCTGAACCTACCCGAGTTTGATTGCAAAATTAAGCAAGTCGACGGTAAACCTTATATTTTCGATTTGTTACGCCGGAAGTATGTTCGTCTATCACCCGAAGAGTGGGTTAGACAGCACATTATCAACCTGCTTCTCACGCATTATGCGTACCCGAAAGCGCTTATTCGTGCCGAAGGTGGCCTGACCCTGAACATGACCCAGAAGCGCACCGATGTGGTAGCATTTGATCGCCAGGGACAGCCCTTCCTGATCGTTGAGTGCAAAGCGCCCCACATCCAACTTACCCAGTCGGTGTTTGATCAGATTGCCCGGTACAATCACGTTCACCGTGCCCCTTATCTGGTTGTTTCGAACGGAATAACTCACTACTGTTGCGGCATCAACCATGCCACATCGGAAGTGCAGTTTTTGGATGACTTCCCCGCTTACGTCTGA
- a CDS encoding AMP nucleosidase: MKTKEEIVQNWLPRYTGTPIEQFGEYILLTNFINYVDLFAKKFDVEISGIGRAMQTATANNITIINFGMGSPMAATVMDLLSAVNPKAVLFLGKCGGLKKTQIGDLILPIAAIRGDGTSNDYMRPEIPALPSFRLQRAVSSTIKRYELDYWTGTVYTTNRRIWEHDEAFKDYLREIRTMAIDMETATIFTVGFANSIPHGALLLVSDNPLVPEGVKTEESDKRVTGQFVNKHLDIGIDALLELESSGDSVKHLRFE, from the coding sequence ATGAAGACAAAAGAAGAAATCGTCCAGAACTGGTTACCGCGTTACACCGGCACGCCAATTGAGCAATTCGGAGAGTATATCCTGCTAACCAACTTTATTAATTATGTTGACCTGTTCGCCAAAAAGTTCGATGTAGAAATAAGTGGTATCGGACGGGCTATGCAAACGGCTACGGCCAACAACATTACGATTATCAACTTTGGCATGGGTAGCCCCATGGCCGCAACCGTCATGGATTTATTGTCAGCCGTTAATCCGAAAGCTGTGTTGTTTTTGGGAAAGTGTGGCGGACTCAAAAAGACCCAGATCGGTGATTTGATCTTACCGATCGCGGCCATTCGGGGTGATGGAACCAGTAATGATTACATGCGCCCCGAAATACCAGCCCTGCCGTCTTTCCGGTTGCAGCGAGCGGTTTCGTCAACGATCAAACGGTACGAACTCGATTACTGGACCGGTACCGTTTACACCACTAACCGGCGTATCTGGGAGCACGACGAAGCGTTCAAAGATTACCTGCGGGAGATTCGCACGATGGCGATTGACATGGAAACGGCTACCATTTTCACCGTTGGCTTCGCCAACTCCATTCCGCACGGAGCCCTATTGCTGGTGTCGGATAACCCACTCGTGCCGGAAGGCGTTAAAACCGAAGAAAGCGATAAACGCGTGACGGGGCAGTTTGTCAACAAACACCTCGACATTGGCATTGACGCACTGCTTGAACTCGAATCATCCGGCGATTCGGTGAAGCACCTCCGGTTCGAATAA
- a CDS encoding tetratricopeptide repeat protein, whose translation MKRLLLPLGTLLLAGFTLTASAQQTAVDFFENGIGKSKSGDFTGALQAFSMAITMNPENAPSYYNRGLAKANLKDHRGAILDYDRAIELNGKDAMAYLSRGVSKSKQEDHRAALLDFSRAIELNPDDPQAYYNRGVSRSRIDQYRGALADFTKTLELDPANVQVYYARGITKQKLNDFSSSLADFTKVIDMTPKRSQAYAGRGVSKVELNDFTGAIADLNKAIELSPEDAESFFYRGFAKGKLEEYKGALTDYDRSIALKKDNYKAYYGRGFCRSKLGDQKGALLDFTQSIDMNNTNSDTKVVYNTRVTRPILDNLRNRVQDRDRINELSPERSEAYFSRGVSKNKQGDQKGAIADLSKSIELNPTYAEAYFSRGLIKSAQGDQRGAITDCNDAIKLNPRYGEAFYVRGLIKYSLGDENSGCLDLSKAGEMGYSPAYKVISDICN comes from the coding sequence ATGAAGCGACTTCTTCTGCCGCTAGGAACCTTATTGCTTGCTGGTTTTACGCTTACCGCATCCGCCCAGCAAACTGCCGTCGATTTTTTCGAGAACGGAATCGGGAAAAGTAAATCGGGCGACTTCACCGGTGCTCTCCAAGCCTTTAGCATGGCCATCACGATGAACCCCGAAAATGCACCCAGCTACTACAATCGGGGACTGGCCAAAGCCAATCTCAAAGATCACCGGGGGGCCATTCTGGACTACGACCGGGCTATCGAACTAAACGGTAAAGATGCGATGGCCTACCTAAGCCGGGGCGTTAGCAAAAGCAAACAGGAAGACCACCGGGCTGCGCTACTTGACTTCAGCCGCGCCATCGAACTGAACCCCGACGACCCACAGGCTTACTACAACCGGGGCGTCAGCCGAAGCCGGATTGACCAGTACCGGGGCGCACTAGCCGATTTTACGAAAACGCTGGAACTCGATCCGGCCAATGTTCAGGTGTACTACGCCCGGGGCATCACCAAGCAAAAACTCAATGATTTTTCGAGTAGCCTTGCCGACTTCACGAAGGTTATTGACATGACTCCCAAACGCTCCCAGGCTTATGCCGGACGGGGTGTGTCGAAAGTGGAGCTTAATGACTTTACCGGAGCCATTGCCGATCTTAACAAAGCAATTGAACTAAGTCCTGAAGACGCTGAATCGTTTTTCTACCGGGGTTTTGCGAAAGGCAAGCTCGAAGAGTATAAAGGCGCACTGACCGACTACGACCGCTCGATTGCGCTTAAGAAAGACAATTATAAAGCGTACTATGGCCGGGGTTTCTGCCGTAGTAAACTCGGCGATCAGAAAGGGGCGCTTTTGGATTTCACCCAATCGATTGACATGAACAATACCAACTCCGATACGAAAGTGGTGTACAACACGCGTGTAACCCGGCCTATTCTGGATAATCTCCGGAATCGGGTACAGGATCGGGATCGCATCAACGAACTTTCGCCGGAGCGTTCCGAAGCGTATTTTAGTCGGGGGGTTAGCAAAAACAAACAAGGTGACCAGAAAGGTGCTATTGCTGATCTGAGCAAATCGATTGAATTGAACCCTACTTATGCCGAAGCGTATTTTTCACGGGGTCTGATCAAATCGGCCCAGGGTGACCAGCGGGGAGCGATCACCGACTGTAACGACGCCATCAAGTTAAACCCTCGCTACGGTGAAGCGTTCTATGTACGAGGGCTCATCAAGTACAGCCTGGGCGACGAAAACAGCGGCTGCCTTGACCTTTCCAAAGCTGGCGAAATGGGTTATAGCCCTGCTTATAAAGTCATTAGCGACATTTGCAACTAA
- a CDS encoding Hsp20/alpha crystallin family protein gives MATLVRYNRIPTFFNPFYGRPVINRYQNVNPNVPAVNVKEVEAGYQLELAAPGLKKEDLKINVENNTLTIAYKPEEKAEETTQKFTRHEFGFSAFERSFRLPKTVNADAIAATYSNGILTVELPKVEVKEEKLVKEISIA, from the coding sequence ATGGCAACTTTAGTTCGATATAACCGCATCCCAACTTTCTTTAACCCTTTCTACGGTCGTCCAGTCATCAACCGGTACCAAAATGTAAATCCGAATGTTCCTGCTGTGAACGTGAAGGAAGTTGAAGCTGGCTATCAGCTTGAATTAGCTGCTCCAGGTTTGAAAAAAGAAGATCTGAAAATCAACGTAGAAAATAATACGCTGACAATCGCTTACAAACCCGAGGAAAAAGCAGAAGAAACAACCCAGAAATTCACCCGGCACGAGTTTGGTTTCAGTGCCTTCGAGCGGAGCTTCCGTCTGCCTAAAACGGTGAACGCCGACGCCATCGCAGCTACCTACTCGAATGGTATCCTGACGGTTGAATTACCCAAAGTTGAAGTGAAAGAAGAAAAGCTTGTGAAAGAAATTAGCATTGCTTAA
- a CDS encoding phosphoribosylanthranilate isomerase, with translation MESPFRTRIKICCISSLDEARLAVRLGADALGLVGRMPSGPGVVADTLAAQIVQATPPPVATFMLTSETNTADIIAHQQRVGANTIQLVDAVPPETYAQLRATLPAIKLVQVIHVIDEKNIDEALLAIQHGADALLLDSGNPNLAVKELGGTGRVHNWAVSRRIVEQSPVPVFLAGGLSIDNVRKAVETVQPFGLDICSGVRTNGQLDAYKLEAFVRLLIG, from the coding sequence ATGGAATCTCCGTTCAGAACACGGATTAAAATCTGTTGCATCAGTAGCCTCGACGAAGCCCGATTAGCCGTCCGGCTCGGTGCCGACGCGTTGGGTCTGGTTGGTCGAATGCCCAGCGGTCCCGGTGTCGTAGCGGATACGTTAGCCGCCCAGATTGTTCAGGCAACGCCCCCGCCCGTAGCCACATTTATGCTCACCAGCGAAACAAACACGGCAGACATTATTGCCCATCAACAGCGTGTAGGAGCCAATACCATCCAGTTGGTTGACGCCGTACCACCCGAAACCTACGCTCAGTTGCGTGCGACCTTGCCCGCGATCAAACTGGTGCAGGTCATTCACGTCATTGATGAGAAAAACATTGACGAAGCCTTACTGGCCATTCAGCACGGAGCCGACGCCTTGCTGCTCGACTCTGGCAATCCCAATCTGGCTGTCAAGGAACTGGGCGGTACCGGACGAGTGCATAACTGGGCGGTGAGCCGTCGAATCGTTGAACAGTCGCCCGTGCCGGTTTTTCTGGCGGGCGGACTGAGCATCGACAACGTCCGAAAAGCGGTTGAAACGGTACAGCCGTTTGGTCTTGATATTTGCAGTGGCGTTCGGACAAATGGCCAGTTGGACGCCTACAAACTGGAAGCCTTCGTACGGCTCCTGATCGGATAA
- a CDS encoding MFS transporter: protein MVSDSTRPDTYASLRIPDFRYFVMNSFLMTVTLLIQEVILGYELYKTTHDPLALGLVGLAEAIPFIALSLFGGHLADRYDKKRILQWSSLVIVLGSVILYLVFRPSVVAGLSQTARLATIYGVLMLIGTAKGFYSPASSSLKPFLVPRELYANSATWSSSAWQAGAIVGPGLAGFIYSWVGFDNTLIVVIGLFAVCLFLISLIESKPVPVTNAPTQGFRESLGEGFRFVFKTPIVLYAISLDLFSVLFGGVVAILPVFAEDILKVGAEGLGFLRAAPSIGALTTMAFMTKYPPTHNAWRNMLFAVAGFGITTIVFSLSTNFYLSLIMLALTGAFDSVSVIIRQTILQIFPPDHMRGRVAAVNGIFVSSSNEIGAFESGLLARLLGTVPSVALGGVVTLFVVVYVYAKSKELFAVRLS from the coding sequence ATGGTTTCCGACAGTACCCGACCAGATACCTACGCATCCCTCCGTATTCCTGATTTTCGCTATTTTGTCATGAATAGCTTTCTGATGACGGTTACGTTGCTCATTCAGGAAGTTATTTTAGGCTACGAACTGTACAAGACAACGCACGATCCACTGGCCTTGGGTCTGGTGGGTTTGGCCGAAGCTATTCCATTTATTGCCCTGTCGCTTTTTGGAGGGCATCTGGCGGACCGTTACGATAAGAAACGTATTTTGCAGTGGAGTTCGCTCGTAATCGTGTTAGGCTCCGTAATCCTGTACCTTGTCTTTCGACCGTCTGTAGTTGCCGGATTATCGCAAACCGCACGATTGGCGACTATCTATGGTGTATTGATGCTGATCGGTACGGCCAAGGGATTTTACTCACCGGCTAGTTCGTCGCTGAAACCGTTTTTGGTACCCCGCGAATTATACGCCAACTCGGCAACCTGGAGTAGTTCGGCCTGGCAGGCTGGCGCAATCGTAGGGCCGGGTCTGGCTGGTTTTATATACAGTTGGGTTGGCTTCGACAACACGCTGATCGTTGTCATCGGTCTTTTCGCTGTTTGCCTGTTTTTGATTAGCCTGATCGAGTCGAAGCCTGTACCCGTTACCAATGCACCCACGCAGGGATTTCGCGAGAGCCTGGGTGAAGGATTCCGGTTTGTGTTTAAAACGCCGATCGTGCTTTACGCCATTTCGCTTGATTTGTTTTCGGTGCTTTTCGGCGGAGTGGTGGCTATTCTACCCGTTTTTGCCGAAGATATTCTGAAAGTGGGTGCTGAAGGCTTAGGGTTTCTGCGGGCGGCTCCCTCCATTGGTGCGCTGACGACAATGGCTTTCATGACAAAATATCCGCCAACCCACAACGCATGGCGAAACATGTTATTTGCCGTTGCTGGCTTTGGGATTACAACGATCGTCTTTTCGTTATCGACGAATTTTTACCTGTCACTAATTATGCTGGCGCTGACGGGCGCGTTTGACAGTGTGAGTGTGATTATTCGCCAAACAATTCTACAAATCTTCCCCCCCGATCACATGCGTGGTCGTGTGGCGGCTGTTAACGGTATCTTCGTTAGTTCATCCAATGAGATAGGCGCTTTCGAATCGGGCTTGTTGGCTCGATTGCTGGGTACTGTACCGTCTGTAGCGTTGGGAGGGGTTGTTACACTCTTTGTGGTCGTGTACGTATACGCTAAATCGAAAGAGCTGTTCGCTGTACGATTGAGTTAA
- a CDS encoding SMP-30/gluconolactonase/LRE family protein, giving the protein MKRILLFSLALHVGALLLALTPAARPKPVKLVKVWETDTTLRTPESVLYDGKSTLYVANIDGKSDSLDGSGFISKVSLDGKIENLHWTSGLNAPKGMGLYKNRLYVTDVYRLVAINTENGQAEKTWDAVGKGAFLNDVTVDKDGTVYVSDSRADKLYRLKGDKWEVFMEGEQLNKPNGVLAVGKDRLMVGSTKIGALRTLDLNTKTMKTVADGMVNTDGIVPEGKGNFIVSDWSGQVFHVSADGTKQQLLDTRSDKVNAADIEYIPKEKLLIVPTFFKNKLVAYRLEK; this is encoded by the coding sequence ATGAAAAGAATTCTGCTTTTTTCACTAGCCCTGCACGTCGGAGCGCTTCTTCTGGCCCTAACGCCTGCCGCTCGTCCTAAACCCGTTAAGCTGGTTAAGGTATGGGAAACAGATACGACGTTACGAACACCTGAATCGGTTCTGTACGATGGTAAAAGCACCCTCTACGTCGCTAATATTGACGGAAAGTCGGATTCACTTGACGGAAGCGGGTTTATTTCAAAAGTGTCACTGGATGGTAAGATAGAAAATCTGCACTGGACCTCTGGACTGAATGCGCCTAAGGGCATGGGATTGTATAAAAATCGGTTGTATGTGACGGACGTATACCGGCTGGTGGCTATCAATACTGAGAATGGTCAGGCGGAAAAAACCTGGGATGCCGTTGGCAAAGGAGCCTTTCTGAACGACGTAACGGTTGATAAAGATGGAACCGTTTACGTATCGGATAGCCGCGCTGATAAGCTGTATCGGTTGAAAGGTGACAAGTGGGAAGTGTTTATGGAAGGCGAACAACTCAACAAACCCAATGGGGTACTGGCAGTTGGGAAAGACCGGCTTATGGTGGGCAGTACCAAAATTGGCGCACTACGAACGCTGGATCTAAATACGAAAACCATGAAGACTGTCGCCGATGGCATGGTGAATACCGATGGAATTGTGCCAGAAGGAAAAGGCAACTTTATCGTGTCCGATTGGAGCGGCCAAGTCTTTCACGTGAGCGCCGATGGTACCAAGCAACAGCTTCTGGATACACGTTCCGATAAAGTCAATGCGGCTGATATCGAGTATATTCCTAAAGAGAAGCTGTTGATTGTTCCCACTTTTTTTAAGAACAAACTCGTCGCTTACCGGCTTGAAAAGTAG
- the argH gene encoding argininosuccinate lyase: MKLWQKEGVSTAEQIERFTVGRDREMDLYLAPFDVLGNLAHAQMLETIGLLTDQELSLLTAELKTIYRAIEAGKFAIEDGIEDVHSQVELLLTRTLGNVGKKIHSGRSRNDQVLVDLKLFTRDRLWRVTQATHRVFNRLISLSEQHKNDLLPGYTHLQIAMPSSFGLWFGAYAEALADDTLTLQTAYRLANRNPLGSGAGYGSSFPLDRSLTTELLGFEGMHVNVVYAQMSRGKTEQTALTALAAVASTISRMAMDICLYNSQNFGFLTLPDALTTGSSIMPHKKNPDVAELLRAKTNRLKALPMEVTLVMSNLPSGYHRDMQLLKEILMPAFDELLDCLEITDFMLEHIQVKTNLLDDSKYDLLFSVERVNELVLQGVPFREAYQTVGKEIAEHTYAPPRTLHHTHEGSIGNLGTGLIIAQMETALAGFGADRAQAAIEQLLH, translated from the coding sequence TTGAAACTCTGGCAAAAAGAAGGCGTTTCTACCGCCGAACAGATTGAGCGTTTTACGGTCGGACGGGATCGTGAAATGGATTTATACCTTGCGCCTTTCGATGTACTGGGTAATCTGGCACACGCGCAGATGCTTGAGACGATTGGCCTGCTCACGGATCAGGAACTGAGCTTGCTTACCGCCGAACTGAAAACGATCTATCGCGCCATTGAAGCGGGAAAGTTCGCCATCGAAGACGGTATTGAAGACGTACACTCGCAGGTCGAACTTTTGCTAACCCGCACGCTGGGGAACGTTGGGAAGAAAATACACTCGGGCCGGTCTCGTAACGACCAAGTGCTGGTTGACCTTAAGCTCTTTACGCGGGATCGACTGTGGCGGGTTACGCAGGCTACGCACCGCGTATTCAACCGGCTTATCAGTCTCTCGGAACAGCATAAAAACGATTTACTTCCCGGCTACACGCATCTGCAAATCGCCATGCCCTCGTCGTTTGGGTTGTGGTTTGGGGCCTACGCCGAAGCGCTGGCCGACGATACGTTAACCTTACAAACCGCCTACCGACTCGCTAACCGCAACCCACTGGGATCGGGCGCAGGCTACGGGTCGTCCTTTCCACTCGACCGGTCACTGACGACCGAGCTACTGGGCTTCGAAGGGATGCACGTCAATGTGGTTTATGCGCAGATGAGCCGGGGTAAAACCGAGCAAACGGCTCTGACCGCGCTGGCAGCCGTCGCATCGACAATTTCGCGTATGGCTATGGACATATGCCTGTACAACAGCCAGAACTTTGGTTTCCTGACGCTACCGGATGCGCTCACAACGGGCAGCAGCATCATGCCACACAAGAAAAACCCCGACGTAGCCGAACTATTACGGGCCAAAACGAACCGGCTAAAAGCGCTACCGATGGAAGTAACGCTGGTTATGAGCAACCTACCGTCGGGCTATCACCGCGACATGCAGCTGTTGAAGGAAATCCTGATGCCTGCTTTCGACGAACTGCTTGATTGCCTGGAGATCACCGATTTTATGCTGGAACATATTCAGGTAAAAACAAACCTGCTTGACGATTCCAAGTATGATCTGCTGTTCAGCGTTGAGCGGGTCAACGAACTGGTTTTGCAGGGCGTTCCTTTCCGCGAGGCTTATCAGACAGTCGGTAAAGAAATTGCGGAGCACACCTATGCGCCACCCCGTACGCTTCATCACACGCACGAGGGTAGCATTGGCAATCTGGGTACCGGACTGATTATCGCCCAGATGGAAACCGCGCTGGCGGGCTTTGGTGCCGACCGGGCCCAGGCAGCCATCGAACAGCTACTGCATTAA
- a CDS encoding pyridoxamine 5'-phosphate oxidase family protein: MGKFHDSIKPAHREFIGKQHIYFVSTAPLSADGHVNLSPKGLDSFRVLSENKVAYMDLISSGNETSAHTLENGRITLMFCSFDGAPNILRLYGKGSTVLPGTDEWDVYAPHFTILPSTRQIIVADISLVQTSCGFGVPLYDYAGERDVHFKWAETKGADGLQEYIQEKNLVSLDGLPTSLGLKQ; this comes from the coding sequence ATGGGTAAATTTCACGATTCAATTAAGCCCGCCCATCGGGAATTCATTGGCAAACAGCATATTTATTTTGTCAGTACCGCTCCGCTAAGCGCCGATGGGCACGTCAATCTATCACCAAAAGGACTTGATTCATTCCGGGTCCTTTCAGAGAATAAGGTCGCTTACATGGATTTGATCAGTAGCGGCAACGAAACGTCGGCGCACACGCTCGAAAACGGACGGATCACCCTTATGTTCTGCTCGTTCGACGGTGCGCCCAACATTCTCCGGCTCTACGGAAAAGGGTCTACTGTGTTGCCCGGTACGGACGAATGGGATGTCTACGCTCCGCATTTTACCATACTGCCCAGTACCCGCCAGATCATTGTTGCCGATATCAGTTTGGTTCAAACATCCTGCGGTTTTGGTGTTCCGCTCTACGACTACGCCGGGGAGCGCGATGTGCATTTCAAATGGGCGGAAACAAAAGGAGCCGACGGCCTTCAGGAATACATTCAGGAGAAAAACCTCGTTAGTCTCGATGGTTTGCCAACCAGCCTGGGCTTAAAACAATAA
- a CDS encoding glycoside hydrolase family 97 protein has protein sequence MISTYTVKYLLLVAALISLPKSIHAQPVTSITSPDKAITLTIRNTQTGAVNYQLAYKGKSVIEPSGLGFSLSKPKATLNRFTIVAADTSTKDETWQPVWGETNRIRNHYKELLLTLQDKVDSGIQLRVRFRVFNDGMGFRYEFPPQQALTHFVVADELTQFTLSADHKTFWMPGDYDSNEYLYNTTKLSEVDAVTAADREKDTALKSVIGSNAVQTPLLFKTADGLYISLYEAALLNYPVMHLQLDKKTRTLTAQLVPDAVGNKAYLQTPAQTPWRTILVSDKAADLLTSKLIMNLNEPSKIGDSSWIKPQKFVGMWWEMHIGKATWEKAGGKHGANTQNVKKYIDFAAKYGFDGVLVEGWNVGWEDWFGNWKEDVFDFVTPYPDYNLDSLVRYARGKGVRIIMHHETSGSVTNYERRMDAAYQYMVKHDINTLKTGYVGRIIPRGEHHDGQWMINHYQRVAEKTAQYKIMLDSHESAHPTGLHRTYPNWMASEAARGSEFNNAPTLGITPEHTTILPFTRLLGGPMDFTPGLFRFRLNQFDSTRTQQVRTTLAKQLALYVTLYSPLQMVADLPENYEKHLDAFQFIRDVPVDWDDTKILAAEPGDYILMARKEKGKNSWFVGGITDENSRDLSVNLNFLDPRSSYEAVIYRDAADADWDKNPEAYTIERKKVTAKTNLSIHLAKGGGCAIQLIKK, from the coding sequence ATGATATCTACCTATACAGTCAAGTATTTGTTACTCGTTGCAGCACTTATTTCCTTACCAAAAAGTATACATGCACAACCCGTAACCTCGATTACGTCGCCCGACAAAGCCATTACCTTAACCATTCGCAACACGCAGACAGGCGCGGTCAACTACCAGCTTGCGTACAAAGGCAAGTCTGTTATTGAACCCTCTGGTCTTGGTTTCAGCCTTAGTAAACCGAAAGCAACGCTGAACCGCTTCACCATCGTAGCGGCAGACACATCCACGAAGGATGAAACCTGGCAACCGGTTTGGGGCGAAACCAACCGGATTCGCAATCATTACAAAGAACTACTGCTGACGTTACAGGACAAAGTCGACTCCGGTATTCAGTTGCGGGTGCGTTTTCGAGTCTTTAACGACGGCATGGGCTTCCGTTATGAGTTTCCTCCCCAGCAAGCCCTGACGCACTTTGTCGTAGCTGATGAGTTAACCCAATTCACGCTCTCGGCTGACCACAAAACGTTCTGGATGCCGGGTGATTACGATTCCAATGAATATCTCTACAACACCACCAAGCTAAGCGAGGTAGATGCAGTAACAGCCGCTGATCGGGAGAAAGATACGGCCCTCAAGTCAGTGATTGGCTCCAATGCGGTGCAGACACCGTTGCTGTTCAAGACGGCAGACGGCCTGTACATCAGCCTCTACGAAGCGGCTTTGCTCAACTATCCAGTCATGCACCTTCAGCTCGACAAAAAGACGCGAACCCTGACGGCTCAACTGGTACCCGATGCCGTGGGCAACAAAGCGTATCTTCAGACGCCGGCTCAGACGCCCTGGCGGACCATCCTGGTTAGTGACAAAGCCGCTGATTTGCTGACCTCCAAGCTGATTATGAACCTGAACGAACCCTCCAAAATCGGTGATTCGTCCTGGATAAAGCCGCAGAAATTTGTGGGTATGTGGTGGGAAATGCACATCGGTAAAGCGACCTGGGAAAAGGCGGGCGGCAAGCACGGAGCAAATACGCAGAACGTTAAAAAATACATTGACTTTGCGGCAAAATACGGCTTTGACGGTGTATTGGTCGAAGGCTGGAACGTCGGCTGGGAAGATTGGTTCGGCAACTGGAAAGAAGACGTTTTTGATTTTGTTACGCCCTACCCCGATTACAACCTGGACTCGCTGGTACGCTACGCTCGCGGCAAAGGCGTACGCATCATTATGCACCACGAAACGTCCGGCTCCGTCACGAACTACGAACGCCGGATGGACGCGGCCTACCAGTACATGGTCAAGCACGACATCAACACGCTCAAGACGGGATACGTGGGCCGCATCATTCCCCGTGGTGAACACCACGACGGTCAATGGATGATCAATCACTACCAACGGGTTGCCGAAAAAACGGCGCAGTACAAGATCATGCTGGATTCCCACGAGTCGGCCCACCCGACGGGTCTGCACCGTACGTACCCGAACTGGATGGCTAGCGAAGCGGCCCGGGGCAGCGAATTTAATAACGCGCCAACGTTGGGCATCACACCGGAACACACAACGATTTTACCGTTTACGCGGCTATTGGGCGGGCCAATGGATTTTACGCCCGGTCTGTTTCGCTTTCGACTCAATCAGTTCGACAGCACACGCACGCAGCAGGTTCGCACTACCCTGGCTAAACAGCTGGCTTTGTACGTCACGTTGTACAGCCCGTTGCAGATGGTAGCGGACTTACCGGAAAACTACGAAAAACACCTGGACGCGTTTCAGTTTATCCGGGATGTGCCGGTCGATTGGGACGACACCAAAATACTCGCAGCCGAACCCGGCGATTACATCCTCATGGCTCGTAAAGAAAAAGGAAAGAACAGCTGGTTTGTGGGCGGTATTACCGACGAGAACAGCCGCGATCTATCCGTCAACTTAAATTTTCTGGACCCCAGAAGTTCGTACGAAGCCGTCATCTACCGTGATGCCGCCGATGCTGACTGGGACAAAAACCCGGAAGCGTACACCATCGAACGAAAAAAAGTTACGGCTAAAACAAACCTGTCGATTCACTTGGCCAAGGGCGGTGGCTGTGCAATTCAGCTGATCAAGAAATAA